Within Engraulis encrasicolus isolate BLACKSEA-1 chromosome 8, IST_EnEncr_1.0, whole genome shotgun sequence, the genomic segment TCAGCTTCCAGGAGATCCAGGCTGCCATGATGTTCAGCAGAAGTGCAGGAATGAACAAGACATAGTGGAGGACCAAGTTAACACGGTGGGCCATGTCCAAGTCGACCCCACAGTCCGATAGCACAGAAGCCATGGCAACAGAGCTGTGATGGACGAAGAACAGCATGGTAGTTGATTAGAAATGGATGAAAATATTTGTTACAGGTTGCATTTAAAAAGTTGGCAACATCTGATCTATGAAAATCTGTCTTCATAGCCCCCTTATAATAATATAGTTGATTAGAAATGCTTACACAGTATAATATAACTTAGACAGCCGCTACTAATTGTTTATGCTAATTAATACTACCACTTATTATAAAATATTTGTTACAGGTTGGTTTCATACTGTATTCAGCTTCTCCTCCAACATGACAGGGTGAGTTTGAAGGAGTCAATTTGCACTGACTGGGGGTTGCTGAAGTTTGACTGCCTGCTGTGTGACCATTTTCATTGCAGTGTAACATAATCAAATCAGAAAAGTTTAAATCACATCATATCTGTAGCTTTTAGCAGTGAAATGAATTTAGCAGTGAAATGAAAATTTGGCTATGTATTGAATGGATGGTTAATGGAGTTTTAAGTTATTAAAGGGCTATTTACAATTAATGTGTTAACAAACCAACCATTTAGAAAGTAGGCTAAATCTAatccatgaaaaaaaaaccctacaatcTGTCAGCAGTGTAAGTACATACATTCACtgaccactttattaggtacatctTAGTACTAGGTTGGAGTCCACTTTGCCTGCATAACTGACTGCAAAAATGGGgaacgctgtggcgcagcgcgctaagccccccacacttgggcttgcatgcccttggggaccctggttcgagtccggacaggTCATTTCCCAGGCCTACcacatatctctctcctgctcatttcctgtctcctctcacactgtcctgtcataataacccccccccccccctaaaataaatacataaataaaacccTTACTGCAAGAATACCTAATTAGGCTGTGGCATCGCAACAATGCACAATTGTTACTAAGGGGTACAAAGTGTGCAAAGAAAACATGCGCCACACCATTATACCAGCCAGTTGATACAAGACAGGATTGAGCCATCTTTTCATGTTATTGATGTCAAATTCTGTCACAGCAGAAATTGAGACTCATCACTCATCATTGACTTCATCAATATTCAAGTGTCCAATTTTTGTGAACCTGTTGCTTCACACGGTGATGTATATACATCCATTGTTATTTCAGCAATTTCCTCCCTCATTAATGGACTGTCAAGATGTCCGACATTAAAAATTCAATGTCCAAACATCCAAAGATTACATAACTAGTTTAAAGACATGGCCACACAAAGGTTTAAATGTGCAGTATATACAGCTACATATACCGAATTGTAACTTCAGTTTCCAATTCTTACTGCTGACAGGAGGAGTGTTGTCTTCAGCTGCTGCAGTCCATCTGCATCAGGGTTTGACATGCTATACATTGAGAGATGCTCCTCTGCATTTCTCAGTTGTAACGAGACGAGTGGTTATTTGAGTATTTGCTGCCTTTCTATCAGCTCGAACCAGTCtggccatcagtgttgccagactgttGGGCAGTTACCGGcataattgggctacttgggatggccgtctgcgggtaataACTGAAAAAATTGACcgtttgtcattttttttctgccgttttgggcccatagaaatcaatgcaatttgttgaaattggacggaatttagcgcattttggcgttttttgggaaccttttgggcggaatttgatcagacacatctggcaacactgctggccaTTCTCCTttgacctctggcatcaacaaggcattttagCTCACATAACTGCCACTCACTGGACACCTTCTCTTTTTCTGATCTTTCTCTGTAAACCTAGGAATGGATATGGTagacatggttgtgtgtgaatatgccagtagatcagcagtttctgaaatatCGGTACTTAAACCAGCCCTTCTGGTACCAACAACCATGGCACGTTAAAAGTCACTTAAATCACCTTTCTTCTGCATTCTGATGCTTGGTTTGAGCTTCAGAAGATCATGTCTACATTCCTAAATTCATTGAGTTCCCAGAATGTTGATTGGTTGACATTTCTGTCAATGAACAGTTAGATaggtgtgcctaataaagtggcccTTGAGAGTAGTAAACCACCAATCACATATTTAAGCTTTCCACTGAACATACAACCATTTGCAAGATAAAGAATGATGAAAACAAAACTCACCTCTTTCTTGATCTTCTGTGAACTTAACTACTGACAGCTGACTGCTGCCTCTTTTAACGAGCTGTCAACTTAACTGCAGACTAGTCTCTTTCTCAGGgttttgtatgcatgtatgttggTCAAAAAACCATACACAACCACACCTATGACCCTGTACGTGAGAAACCACTGCAGAGAACTGGCACACACCGTTAGTTTTGTATGAGCCACATGTAAAATACAAACCCATATCTCTAAACTGTGTCCTGCctggtttcttctttttttgtaggTCATAATTGAGACAGAgctgcagacagctttggctgggcctagctcgaaaaaaaaaaatagacttgaacttgaacttaacTTGGCTTGatacgacttggacttggtcaaaatgtgtcttaacttatgacttgacttggactttgATTGGGAGGGCTTACTTGTgatttgcaaattagtgacttggccCCATCTCTGGTAAGGGGAACCCAATTATGACCAGCCCTGtctgtgggcccgggacaagaaaGTGCAAAACAGGTTCCCACTCCACCTAAATGTAAACAGCTTCAATACTTGTGATATACATCTCAAAACCACACATTTCCAATTATATTAACACGTGTGGTAGGCAAAAAGCACCAAGAGAATCAGTGATAGGTTTCACTAGCTTGAGAGGTAGTTGTGAAATGTGAGCCTTTGGGTTTAGAAATTGTGCCATAGATTTTTGTGTGTaagcagttgaaaaaaaaactgctgtCATGTAGCTGTTGTAACTCAAATACCGGTATTTGCTTACACCTCAGAATAGGGTTCACATGTTGGGCACTAACATGCAAGATTTGAACTCATGGATTTTCTTTTCTTCCTGGATCACGTTTTATTTACCTCTTCCTATGTcactttttaaatgtgctttttttctttttttcctgtgtaTTGGCTCATGGGCCTGTACAACAATTCCAACACAAATGGTAAATTAAGAACTTTGATTTTGACTCAAACCACATGTTAAGAGCCTACTAGGCCTTATTGGctgtgaacaagaaatttgtgaATACACGCAAATGATCATCTTTGCTCAACACATGATTTATAAGTCACTTTCACAGGCAGTTATGCATATTGCTAACATGTAAAACCTAAAATAGAGTGTTACCCCATATTTTAGTGATTTCAGTGTACgaatattttcttttttctgttagatgattcagtcaaacacacactcactgttgtTTCAAGAGCAACCACACTTTATACAAAGTATTTACATAAATGACAGCTTTCTTTCCTCTCAGTCAGGCATGTGGAAACCACAACAAAGATTTGTGAAATTAACAGACCAAAAAAACTTTACATATATATAAAACACATTTAGAATAGAATTTTACATTGTACATTAACAGTAACTGAAAAATAAATATCATAATATATGATAGAGTTATGACTTCACCCCTTTGAAACAGATGAGTCATCCGTGTTTTCCAGGCTCTTGGTGGCAAACCAATGTCTAAATATTCTGAGCTCATACAACTTCTCCCGAAAGTCTTTACACAGCAAAATGTAGATGAAGGGATCCATACATACATTGGTACTAGAGAGCCAGAGAGTGAAACTTTTGGCCACTTTGAGAGAAGCCCAGTTGCAGTTGATCTTGTTCTCCACCTGACGCTCCACGTAAGGGAAACGGGTGATGTGGTAGGGGGTAAAGCACACCAAGAACACAAACAGAACGATGAAAACTCTGGCTTTGATCTTTTTATTTCCCTCCGCATTGGTGCTGCCAGACTTCCGGTACGACTCGATGACCTTTTTTGTGATGCAGGTGTAGCAGACACCAATCAGGAGCAGCACCACAAGAAAAATCACATTGCACTCGATGACTATGGCCTTGTGGTACGCTTTCCCCAGGTCATTCTTCATAGCCATGCACAGCTCAGCTGTGTTGTTTTCCGGTTTCTCGTTAGTGAGCACCATGGTGGGCACGGTGTTCACACTGAGATAGAGAACCCAGATGACGACGACGACAACCTTGCCCAGCAGGGCACTGTGGCCGAGGCGTCTCCCGCCAGGTTTGACGATCTTGAAGAATCGGTCGAGGCTGATCAGGCCCATCTGAATCATGCTCATATACATGCAGAGGTAGAACACCACACTGCTGAACTGGCAGGCGAAGGCACGCAACCAGTGTGGCGCATATGGAAACTCGCTGCCGGCCTTCAGAGGGATGGTCAGGGTCATGAGAAGGTCGGCGGCCACGAGGCTCTTCAGGTACACGACGAAGGAGGACTTGGTCTTCAGGCTCCAGGAGATCCAGGCCGCCGTGATGTTCAGGAGTAGCGcgggaacaaacaaaacaaagtagAGGCATGTTATCACTAGCTTGACTTTCTTCAGGTCAAGTCCACAGTCCTGCAGCTCGGTGGGAATTGCCATGATGCACCTGGTTCTCAAACCCAGAGTGAGATGTTATAACTCCTTAGTCATTGGAAGATCAGGTAAATGTGTCATATCTTCAGCAAGGTGCTGTAGAAAAGTACAACACGGGCAGAGTCTAAGCACCCTATATTAAGCAATGGCGGAAATACTTTCACAATTGGCTGCCTTTGTGTCACATCCCAGTAGCATCCTGTTCTGTACCCTTATGTAACAAGAGTAGATTTCAAGATGTGGACAGTCCTGATGCTATCATTGGCAGTTAGTTGCAATAGCTATACTAATTTGAAgagctgttgttgttattgactGTGGTACAGTAgaagcaattaaaaaaaaaaattcaagtcGTTGCAATGCAAGGATATCTTACCATAAAGATTTGTATTTTATTGATATTCTCTAAGTCTCATAAGACTCTCACTGGCTTTGTGGTCATTTTGTTGTTCAGCCAGTTGCTTCACACGGTGATGTATACATCCATTGTTATTTCAGCAATTTCCTCCCTCATCAATGGACAGTCAAAATGTCCGAGATTAAAAATGCAACGTCCAAACATCCAAAGATTACATTACTAGTTTAAAGACATGGCCACACAAAggtttaaatgtacagtatatacagctaCGTTATTTCAAATTAAAATAAACCATTGAGGTCTTACAATATATTAATtttgtcctttgttttggtggGAAACCCACTTCTGGTGGGAAACCCTCTTCTGGTTTAAAACCTATTTCTAAATATTTTGAGCTCATACAACTTCTCTCGAAAGGCTTTGCACAACAAGAAATAGATGAGGGGGTCCAGGCAGACATTGGTGGTGGCCAGCCACAGGGTGATGTCTGTAGCCACCTTCAGAGATGCCCAGGGCATTTCATTTTTCACCTGACGCTCAACAAACAGCCAACGTGTGATGTGGAAGGGGGCAAAACACACCAGGAACACAATCAGGATGATGAATACCGagctttgatttttctttttctgttgatATTCACATTCCCAGCCTCACGGTGTGACTCAATGACTCGTTTTGCAATGCATGTTTAACAAAATCCAATGATGATCAACACAACAAAGAAACCCACATCTGAGGCTATAACTGTTCGTTTGTGATACTGTATACCCAAGTCCGTCTTCATGCCCATGTAAGTGTGATTAGCAATGTAATTTGTCGGCTTTTTATTAGTAAGTACCATTGTGGGAACTGCCTGTATGAGAGGATCCAGATTACTATGGTGACCACCTTCCCAAATAAGGGGCTTTGACCAAACAGTTTCCCACCTGGCTGGACGATCTTGAAGAAGCGGTCCAGGCTGATGACTTCCATCAGGACAATGCTGACGTACATGCAGAGGTAGAAAAACACACTGCCAAACTGACAAATATTGACTCTAAATCCCCATGGCATCCCAGGGATCCAGTCAGCTGCCCTCAAAGGGGTGAGGAAGGTCATGAGAAGGTCGGCTGCAACCAGGTTCTTCAGGTACACGATGAAGGAGGACTTGGTCTTCAGGTTCCAGGAGATCCAGGCTGCCATTGTGTTCAGCAGGAGTGCCGGGATGAACAAGACAAAATAGAGACGGATAATTACAAGGTTGGCAACATGGAGGTCGATCCCACAGTCTAGTAGAACACGATCCATAGCTGCTGGTCTGTGAAGGATGAAGAACAGTAGGGTTATGGATTAAAAAATGCTTACACAGTAGAGAATTTGAatgctgcacagtaaaaaaacagTGTCCTCTGGGACTAAATACCCTCAGTCCAGAAGATGTTAAAGTGACTCTTcaggtgttaaattaacactaaatCAAATGAacactatatatttttttgttatttttatacatacagtaggctacattacattgttTCCACATGCACCGTGAGTTTCAAACAGTATTCAATTGGATTGCCTACAGGTCCATACATTTGGCTGCCTGTTTGGTGACCATTTTCATAGCAAACAGTATAGTGTAATCAAACAACTCAAGTCAAATTACACAATAACTTTCACTTTTAGCACTAACAGATGGTCAAATAATATTTGGGCAGAGTGTGTGATAGAGGGCATTTGATGGTTAAAAGGGCATCACAAGGGGTGATCATTTGCAAATATCCATTAAAAATAAACATCTATCCTCAAGGCGGTCTTCATACCTTCATACAACCAGAATCAGGACTGAGACGCTACTGTTATTTGTATAGTATGACTTgttctcttaaaggtgcactgtgtaatacgtTCAGtagtttattcccagaattcatgctgcccatttaaaaGTGTTACTTTCTTCATGACTACTTATCTCAATtgtctgctattttgaatttccagaaatttcaGCTGCAAAACGTGCTATACTTTGGTCAAAatagtaaatattacttcattatttagtaaatattcatgaataggTAAAAGTTTGCTGtaaacagcacagtttcaatgagcaacgtAGTTGTGATAGCCTACCTTTTCtggccactatcctacacagtgcacctttaaagcaatTAATGGAGAGGAAAATTGTACCAAACATTGTTACAGTCTCATCAAGCCAACACCTGGCTCATTCATCAGGAAAGAAAATCATCATCACGAGTCACAGACTTTGAAACAATGCAGGAATGCAAGAGCACAAATACCAACTTTCCACAGAATGTACAGCTATTTGCATGATGGTGACCCACCTCTCTGTTGATCTTCTGTCAACTAAGCTTCTTGGACAGACGGGTGTCTGTGGCTTTGCGTGTTGGACTGCTGTCAGTTTGGGGAGTTGTGTCTGCTCTTGAAAATAATACTGTCCTGGTCACACCCACTCACCATTCAGGATAAGACAACATTAATCTTTTGCACAGACATTTCTCATGAATTTGGGTAGCAGCAGGCACACTGTGATGCAATAAAGGTTGTTCATCACTGTTTGATCGTCAGGGGAAGTGACTTAAAAATTGGTGTACACCTTCACACAGTATTGAGCTGAGCTTCAGCTTTTAGAAAGCCAACACATTTAGGCCCAAATGTTTAGTTATGGCCTTTGGTTTTCCTTAATCTGATCAGTTGTTTTAACATAACATGATAACAAATTAAGTAATGTCTACTCGGATCACAGCGTAGTGAAAATTGCAATTgaaatgttgtgaatgtaatgttTTTGACTTGTTACATTCCCATAAATCACACATGCTCATATGCCACACAATAGCCATTGGATGAAGAAAGAGAACACGAAACATTATTATCAAAGTGACTTGAAACACATGTGCTAAGGGCCTACTAGATCCTTATTAAAATTATATCACTattcacaacattttaaagtcatgACTCTTTGTTAAGCATATGTTAAGCATTGTTTTAACTTTAGGTAATGCTTAGTTAACCCTCTTTCAATCATTTGTTGACCATAATCTCTTTATTATGATTAATGTATTAATCATTAACAAGCTTTGTTTGTTAAGGGTTTGTGCATGGTGAATTCACCCTGTGTACGTCTAAATTAACGCCTTCCTTAATCATTTGCTAACAAATAACACTTAAACAAACCATTAACATACATgcttaagaaatgaggaataataCAGAGTTATATGATAACAAATTATTAAGAAAGAGGTGAACTAACATTTTAACAATCGTACACAGGAAGTGAATTAGGCAAGCACAACCCACTCACAAACAATACTTATTAATGATTAAGTGATGAGTCATAATAAGATGGTTAACACATGAGATAATAGTTAACATATGATTGAAAGAGGGATAGCTAAGCATTACCTAAGGTTTAAACCATGCTGAACACATGCTTAAGAAGTCATTATTATAAACTACCAGCTATTCTAATCTGAACTGCTGTTGTTACTGTTGATGGTGATGATAGCAATTAAAAGAAAGATTTGCACAGAAAACACTTCTTGACTTTGATGTGTTTTATTAATTTCCCCTTGGTTCCATAAGCATATCAATGGCTTTGCGGTAATTATGTGGTTTATCCAGTTTTTCTCACACAGTGATGTACTGTGTACAACCATTGTAAGTTTTTCTTCTTTCGTCAATGGACATTCAAGATGTCCCAGGTTAACATTCAACATCaaaacattttaaaggaatggTCATACCAACATTTAAATATAGGATATATAcgtacattataatgtaatacaatgttaCCGATGTATACATTATTACACATTTTAAAAGCCACAGTAAGC encodes:
- the LOC134453685 gene encoding P2Y purinoceptor 13-like, with amino-acid sequence MAIPTELQDCGLDLKKVKLVITCLYFVLFVPALLLNITAAWISWSLKTKSSFVVYLKSLVAADLLMTLTIPLKAGSEFPYAPHWLRAFACQFSSVVFYLCMYMSMIQMGLISLDRFFKIVKPGGRRLGHSALLGKVVVVVIWVLYLSVNTVPTMVLTNEKPENNTAELCMAMKNDLGKAYHKAIVIECNVIFLVVLLLIGVCYTCITKKVIESYRKSGSTNAEGNKKIKARVFIVLFVFLVCFTPYHITRFPYVERQVENKINCNWASLKVAKSFTLWLSSTNVCMDPFIYILLCKDFREKLYELRIFRHWFATKSLENTDDSSVSKG
- the LOC134453860 gene encoding P2Y purinoceptor 13-like gives rise to the protein MDRVLLDCGIDLHVANLVIIRLYFVLFIPALLLNTMAAWISWNLKTKSSFIVYLKNLVAADLLMTFLTPLRAADWIPGMPWGFRVNICQFGSVFFYLCMYVSIVLMEVISLDRFFKIVQPGGKLFGQSPLFGKVVTIKKKNQSSVFIILIVFLVCFAPFHITRWLFVERQVKNEMPWASLKVATDITLWLATTNVCLDPLIYFLLCKAFREKLYELKIFRNRF